The Verrucomicrobium spinosum DSM 4136 = JCM 18804 genome includes a region encoding these proteins:
- a CDS encoding autotransporter-associated beta strand repeat-containing protein: protein MKKSLSRDFVFRYAGRYFQFAGILAALLFTSDPAMPLKAATYTWQTGGATNNWSTTGDANWFVDSGTVLSSWVNGNAALFNNTTDTSITVTSVVAPTSITFGATWANNLTLTGGTIAFGSLLGIIDSSAVGTTNSRVMTIGSNLTGTGGLSINAHGNLTASGGGNSARLVLSGDNSGLTGGIAITGGLVEVTSVNSLANNAVTLTNGGGILHTVSGALTLANNIVVGSTGGTIRNYGSSTLTLSGTLSGNGALNHTDTGRLILTGNLAGYTGILSNLAGNLVIETNTSVKGEVVVSGGTLSVGNNGNLGSLNEATSITINGTSSLYIRRTDVTSASAILPTSIIFGAAGSVLEYNPTDASAVLNLDLDIGSSTALGTFKVSGGTVNMLSGTDVVVNSVIMGLQSATNRGTLNIGAGSSLTTLFFNIGANSNNSGTVNQTGGLVTVLSGSSGFRVGHWSNGSNPGSVYNLSGGILDATALSANSGSDRFINVGWDGLGTMTVGGGTGTATLKAFGIQLDIRSPDAASVNTLTVLNNGVVEIGAGGTAAGNVTDVIYLSGGIMKATAASTWSATMSTVADTVSTVDTNGFQVTLSMSIDGAGRIQVSDSAGGGVLTFSAASGTQTIAAGLTGTGAVSKTGAGTTVLSGTGTYSGTISHTTGTLLVTGGHQSAAINVSDGAVFGGEGSIGSLVMGSVAGTVFQVNPVTGGSLSVAGNVAFNGTVALEFTVPATVVGQPITLFTYGGTLTGLGNLTFAGQLNYRSFSLVDTLGTVTMDLDTKTLVWNGTSGGQWQVGGGVNRWNASEADAFYWGDVVTFDETGTATDIVLTGELRPATVVIDSNSKNYTFTGSTGNFISGITSVLKSGASTATFTGPNTYTGGTLIRQGRVVALSATALGSGTVTLGDGSTAVGALELFIDPIGAGSNITMTNAINIGPVAVGTTAVIGTLGSTANVVTRSGAFSGSITLNDDVILRSGAHDNTTFSGAITGAAGLTITVENGMVQPANVTSTLVGKGQAGNRVILSGDANGFAGNWVIKSGTTDNYTLLQINTGNRINDSSNVHLEEFAVLRLNAAESINALTGNGRVRGAVSTRTLTVGAGNGSGTFSGVLENDTFDAGTLALTKSGTGTQILTGVNTYTGITTVTGGALEVSVLANGGVASSIGMSASAATNLVLNGGVLRYAGSSSISIDRLFTVGTAGGGIESSGAGTLTLSPLDAITLSGTDTARTFTLGGTNTGDNIFAGVIGNNGTGATSLTKTGIGTWVLTGTNTYTGTVTVSGGKLIVGTGGTTGVLGGTNAIAVSAGGTLVYNRSDLVTLDRAFSSDSAGTLIKNGGGDMTISSFILLPTSFIVNSGIVTVNGGTFGGNRLVGNGTITINAGAGLVVAAAHALGGSQSSMSDSVVVNGGLLTLNEEQYFNNLTLQNGGSVNGIDEVRASNATNWQVTGSSETASVISTLVSHVSAANWTVQDITGDSDADLVISGRITSTGSLNKGGAGTMELSNDANSYSGGTNINAGTLLVNTLTGSATGTGQVTIASGATLAGRGAVNTTNANITINGTLSIGNSGDDLFTSDLSLHLGTGTGAVIFNGVLVFDIFGQEDDTLGSEHGQLYSDVLKFNTTGTVQLGGTLKVNDASADALNWNEGDSWQLIDWTNVTAGGITGSFSNFELPTLADGLKWDTSLLAETGVISVTVVPEPGRLLMLSLAAGMALLRRSRKVNTQRAPVTTCV from the coding sequence ATGAAGAAATCCCTTAGTCGTGACTTCGTTTTCCGGTATGCAGGAAGATATTTCCAGTTTGCGGGAATATTGGCAGCTTTGCTTTTTACCTCTGATCCCGCCATGCCGCTGAAGGCCGCGACCTACACCTGGCAGACCGGCGGGGCGACCAATAACTGGAGCACGACGGGCGATGCCAACTGGTTCGTGGACAGCGGGACGGTGCTTTCTTCCTGGGTCAACGGGAATGCCGCATTGTTTAACAATACAACGGACACAAGCATCACGGTGACCAGTGTGGTCGCGCCCACGTCCATCACCTTTGGTGCCACTTGGGCCAACAACCTGACGCTCACAGGAGGAACGATCGCCTTTGGGTCCCTGTTGGGCATCATCGACTCCTCTGCGGTTGGCACCACGAACTCGAGGGTGATGACTATTGGCAGCAACTTGACCGGCACTGGCGGGCTCAGCATCAATGCTCACGGGAACCTCACTGCCAGTGGCGGGGGGAACAGCGCCCGGCTGGTGCTCAGCGGCGACAACAGTGGACTCACGGGGGGGATTGCTATCACCGGTGGCCTGGTCGAGGTCACCTCCGTCAATTCGCTGGCAAACAATGCTGTCACTCTGACTAATGGAGGGGGGATTTTGCACACGGTCAGTGGTGCGCTCACGCTTGCAAACAACATTGTCGTCGGATCAACCGGCGGGACGATTCGCAACTACGGCTCCAGCACCCTCACTCTCTCCGGGACATTGAGCGGGAACGGGGCATTGAACCATACGGACACCGGTCGGCTGATCCTGACCGGCAATCTTGCTGGCTATACGGGAATCCTCAGCAATCTGGCGGGCAATTTGGTCATAGAAACCAATACTTCGGTGAAAGGTGAGGTGGTCGTCAGTGGGGGAACCCTGTCTGTAGGAAACAATGGCAATCTGGGGTCGCTTAATGAAGCCACTTCCATCACCATCAATGGAACTTCCAGTCTCTACATCCGCCGCACAGACGTGACGAGCGCCTCCGCTATCCTCCCCACGAGCATCATCTTCGGCGCCGCGGGATCGGTTCTCGAATACAACCCAACCGACGCCTCGGCGGTGTTGAATCTCGATCTGGACATCGGGTCGAGCACGGCGCTGGGGACCTTCAAAGTTTCTGGTGGGACCGTCAACATGCTGAGCGGCACGGATGTGGTGGTGAATTCCGTGATCATGGGGCTTCAATCGGCCACCAATCGAGGCACCCTCAACATCGGGGCTGGCTCATCGTTGACCACCTTGTTCTTTAACATCGGCGCGAATTCCAACAACTCCGGTACGGTCAATCAAACTGGTGGCCTCGTGACCGTCTTGAGTGGCAGCAGCGGCTTTAGGGTGGGGCATTGGTCCAATGGCAGCAATCCGGGGAGCGTGTATAATCTTTCCGGGGGAATACTGGATGCTACGGCACTTTCCGCGAATTCTGGATCGGACCGATTCATCAACGTGGGGTGGGATGGCCTTGGGACCATGACCGTGGGCGGTGGAACCGGAACCGCGACATTGAAGGCGTTTGGAATTCAACTGGACATCCGTTCACCCGACGCCGCATCGGTGAACACCCTGACGGTCCTGAACAATGGGGTGGTGGAGATCGGCGCAGGGGGCACTGCGGCGGGCAATGTTACGGATGTTATCTACCTGTCTGGAGGCATCATGAAAGCGACGGCTGCATCGACTTGGTCTGCCACCATGTCAACGGTCGCAGACACTGTTTCCACGGTGGATACCAATGGGTTTCAAGTGACTCTATCAATGTCGATTGACGGAGCTGGACGGATTCAAGTGTCTGATTCAGCTGGCGGCGGGGTGTTGACCTTCAGCGCTGCGTCTGGCACCCAGACCATTGCAGCTGGACTCACTGGCACAGGAGCGGTTTCCAAAACCGGGGCTGGCACGACTGTGCTCTCCGGCACCGGCACTTACTCTGGCACGATCTCCCACACTACTGGCACCCTGCTTGTGACCGGGGGACATCAGTCGGCCGCCATCAATGTCTCAGATGGGGCGGTGTTCGGTGGAGAGGGTTCGATTGGAAGCCTTGTGATGGGCAGTGTGGCCGGGACGGTGTTTCAGGTGAATCCGGTCACTGGAGGATCGTTGAGCGTAGCAGGCAATGTGGCATTTAATGGAACTGTGGCTCTTGAGTTCACCGTCCCGGCCACTGTCGTGGGGCAACCGATCACCTTGTTCACCTATGGTGGAACGTTGACCGGACTGGGCAATCTGACTTTTGCCGGGCAGCTAAACTATCGTTCCTTCAGTCTGGTGGATACTTTGGGCACGGTCACGATGGATCTCGACACCAAGACCCTTGTTTGGAATGGAACCAGTGGTGGCCAATGGCAGGTGGGCGGGGGAGTCAACCGGTGGAATGCCTCCGAGGCTGATGCCTTCTATTGGGGAGATGTGGTCACCTTTGATGAAACGGGGACTGCCACCGACATCGTGCTGACTGGTGAACTGCGGCCGGCTACAGTGGTCATCGATTCCAACTCCAAGAACTACACCTTTACGGGCAGCACGGGGAACTTCATCTCGGGAATCACCTCGGTTCTCAAATCGGGTGCTTCAACGGCGACGTTCACAGGGCCGAACACCTATACAGGCGGCACGTTGATTCGCCAGGGGCGGGTGGTGGCCCTCAGCGCGACGGCACTTGGTTCGGGGACGGTGACCTTGGGAGATGGCTCAACCGCCGTCGGTGCCCTTGAGCTTTTCATCGACCCCATAGGGGCCGGCTCAAACATCACAATGACAAACGCGATCAACATCGGTCCGGTGGCTGTCGGCACCACTGCCGTAATTGGCACGCTGGGTTCTACCGCCAACGTGGTGACGCGGTCGGGAGCCTTCAGCGGTTCGATCACTCTGAACGATGACGTCATCCTCCGTTCCGGTGCCCACGACAACACCACCTTCTCCGGTGCCATTACCGGGGCTGCGGGGCTCACCATCACGGTGGAAAATGGCATGGTCCAACCGGCCAACGTGACCAGCACCCTGGTTGGTAAAGGGCAGGCAGGCAATCGGGTCATCCTGAGCGGGGACGCCAACGGATTCGCAGGCAACTGGGTGATCAAAAGTGGCACTACAGACAACTACACCCTGCTTCAAATCAACACCGGGAACCGGATCAACGACAGCTCCAATGTGCACCTTGAGGAATTTGCCGTGCTCCGATTGAACGCTGCGGAATCCATCAATGCCCTCACGGGGAACGGTCGGGTGCGCGGAGCTGTTTCCACCCGCACCCTGACGGTGGGGGCTGGCAATGGTTCCGGGACGTTCTCGGGAGTGCTGGAGAATGACACCTTCGATGCTGGCACGCTGGCCTTGACCAAGAGCGGCACGGGGACGCAAATTCTCACTGGCGTGAATACGTACACCGGCATCACCACAGTGACAGGCGGCGCTTTGGAGGTGAGCGTCCTGGCCAACGGTGGAGTGGCAAGTTCCATCGGTATGTCAGCCAGTGCCGCCACCAATCTTGTGCTCAATGGCGGGGTACTGCGTTATGCAGGCAGTTCCAGCATTTCCATCGATCGTCTTTTTACGGTCGGGACCGCAGGAGGAGGGATCGAATCCTCAGGTGCGGGAACACTCACCCTTTCTCCCCTGGATGCGATCACCTTGTCAGGGACGGACACGGCCCGCACCTTTACGCTTGGCGGGACCAATACGGGAGACAACATCTTTGCAGGAGTCATCGGGAACAACGGGACAGGGGCAACGTCCCTGACCAAGACGGGCATCGGCACCTGGGTGCTGACAGGCACCAACACGTACACTGGCACGGTCACCGTCAGTGGGGGCAAATTGATCGTTGGGACGGGAGGCACAACCGGAGTACTGGGCGGGACCAATGCCATCGCCGTTTCGGCCGGAGGGACGCTGGTCTATAATCGCTCCGATCTTGTCACGTTGGACCGGGCGTTTTCTTCGGATAGTGCCGGCACTCTGATCAAGAACGGCGGGGGCGACATGACCATCTCCTCCTTCATCCTGCTGCCGACCAGTTTCATCGTCAATAGTGGCATCGTCACTGTGAACGGAGGCACCTTTGGCGGGAATCGTCTGGTAGGAAACGGTACCATCACCATCAACGCCGGGGCCGGCCTGGTGGTGGCCGCCGCGCACGCCCTGGGCGGCTCCCAATCAAGCATGTCGGACTCCGTCGTGGTCAACGGCGGTCTGCTCACTCTGAATGAGGAGCAGTACTTCAACAATCTGACGCTCCAGAATGGCGGCAGCGTGAATGGAATTGACGAGGTTCGAGCCTCCAACGCCACCAACTGGCAGGTCACAGGAAGCAGCGAGACCGCCTCAGTGATCAGCACTCTTGTCAGTCACGTGTCGGCCGCCAACTGGACGGTGCAGGATATCACGGGAGACTCGGATGCAGACCTTGTAATCAGCGGGAGGATCACCAGTACGGGATCGCTGAATAAAGGCGGGGCCGGCACGATGGAGCTTAGTAACGATGCCAACAGCTACTCTGGCGGCACCAACATCAACGCCGGCACGCTTCTGGTGAATACGCTCACCGGCAGTGCCACCGGCACGGGGCAGGTCACCATCGCATCTGGAGCGACTCTCGCCGGACGCGGCGCGGTCAACACCACGAATGCCAACATCACCATCAATGGCACCCTCAGTATTGGAAACAGCGGCGATGACCTCTTCACCTCTGACCTCAGTCTCCATCTGGGGACGGGCACAGGTGCCGTCATTTTCAACGGGGTGCTGGTCTTTGACATCTTCGGCCAGGAGGACGATACCCTGGGCAGCGAACACGGGCAGCTCTACAGCGATGTCCTGAAGTTTAACACCACTGGCACAGTGCAACTTGGCGGCACCTTGAAGGTGAACGACGCCTCGGCCGATGCCCTGAACTGGAATGAAGGGGACTCCTGGCAATTGATCGACTGGACCAACGTCACCGCAGGCGGCATCACCGGAAGTTTCAGCAACTTTGAGCTTCCCACGCTGGCAGACGGCTTGAAGTGGGACACCAGCCTGCTCGCAGAGACCGGTGTCATCTCTGTCACTGTGGTTCCCGAACCGGGGCGTTTGCTGATGCTCTCGCTGGCCGCTGGAATGGCCCTGCTCCGCAGAAGTCGAAAAGTAAATACGCAAAGGGCACCCGTCACAACTTGTGTGTGA
- the vccA gene encoding Verru_Chthon cassette protein A — MKTKRMEQQPNPEGAATRVGVFAVNALPSQSGAHLTMNILVRRGRRNSRGIALVLVLSVVALLVLLVTGFLMMVSTETRAGGAYAKGEETRLLAQMPLNMVIAQVRKGTENNGTQYTWTSQPGMIRRFGQDLDAGTQRSRLDRAFKLYSAASMEVVAGGNGISPEMDPSKELPGDWHARPALFTDLNAPVYTERDTAGLPARPVYPIVDPRTFDAAVNPANPDAPVEGVELIKNGTGLERLPLASGDRANPLPMPVRWLYVLQNGAILPGEDEGTGKVRLTGATVDNGVVGRIAFWADDESCKVNINTASEGMYWDVPRTTGWVDADLFANRQPVRNEFNRYPGHPATTCLSAVLDPWIGLGYINQTRMPNYFIPQSGNKKEPGNYTALKAGLETYLRLSPRIVQGPTEGGLNPVNIWQNGTQVALPAVPTPDRDRLYASVDELVFQASRAAQPTANPLSNEALDRVRFLLTAHSRAPEVNLFNKPRIALWPVQKDLADRNILDKLIGFCSQTGTAHGGNLHPFYFQRLSSHQKGQADASKGHGSALSTTLDWTISRNQELYAYLQALTSHAIPGFGGKFTEKYEEAGGRRDQILTEMVDHIRSGLNTYAVQVPSGGPGSETTYCYAPPRAFPGYPVLAAGESQVVPLRVGAKTKGFGRCITVTEAALVFYPTATIAGATESNPGVPDVKVSVPGGTDRWAFAASEMKAFLVLEFFTPMIGNPATSPYLAVDVKCDVKVNGQSLAFPANASNPELGSVSRVVLKTVIGSGPGTGHNTAHSAMFQPFFQGASGGTRRDLSKSDPHTGFAWHSATPLTVPAPANNLLRNMPLQGGALEISIRTPDGGEEIQRIHMSFDSAPAIPAPYAYIEGTKYGTPVLAGGKVTSSHLVDARELNLDKRLAESPNNYYAWLIRPGDCVRSMEAAYNARPGGDFRLYSARTEVPATWFRRSGSYTVTNGAVNWVDDYRSREARFAHGLRHSSDWQWYGHFCTLNSAEPALAALGGNPAGTVATNPFFRISSYRLGGSLVRGLGGAPLDDSDQFLMYRDSAPVVARGVDYAARIDGKAGDWDNGFGNVEDGPYVNKPDEDAANLTVGYSNDAGGYYGRATSSHNTASGDRGINFSPNRQTASAVQFGSLPSGVVPDSPDLDRPWETLLFCPNPAGRSSASSNRGLASDHTGFATPPDHLLLDFFWMPVVEPYPISEPFSTAGKINMNYDILPFRYIKRRTGLHAVMKRTGMAALPGSGGSYDQPAKPGGWPWFNKASNYKGGRDQAPFQSRYDINLSAVDGTLAAFERRFGVQGDVFRSASEICSVFLIPKMCPDPYIPYPPEATNRTALMNADKIMEWWTGDPAKVDAFELTGDNTREAPYGQIYPRLTTKSNVYQVHYKVQLLKKARSTGPDVWDEALDQVAGEQRGAATFERYLDPGDREMPDLASPAGFGKPEFNVDSYYRYRVVAQRRFSP, encoded by the coding sequence ATGAAGACGAAGCGCATGGAGCAACAACCCAATCCCGAAGGGGCAGCCACCCGGGTGGGCGTCTTTGCTGTTAATGCCCTGCCATCTCAAAGTGGGGCGCATTTGACGATGAATATTTTGGTGCGGCGGGGGAGACGGAACTCTCGCGGCATCGCGCTGGTGCTGGTTTTGAGCGTGGTAGCCTTGCTGGTGTTGCTGGTGACGGGCTTTCTGATGATGGTGAGCACAGAGACGCGGGCTGGTGGGGCCTACGCAAAGGGGGAGGAGACCCGGCTGCTGGCTCAGATGCCGTTGAACATGGTCATCGCCCAGGTGCGCAAGGGTACTGAGAATAACGGCACCCAGTACACCTGGACTTCACAACCAGGGATGATCCGCCGCTTTGGCCAGGACCTTGACGCGGGCACCCAGCGCTCGCGTCTGGACCGTGCTTTCAAGCTCTACAGTGCGGCCTCCATGGAGGTCGTGGCAGGCGGCAACGGGATCTCGCCGGAGATGGACCCTAGCAAGGAGCTGCCTGGGGACTGGCATGCGCGTCCGGCCTTGTTCACTGATCTGAACGCCCCGGTCTATACCGAGCGGGACACTGCCGGACTGCCGGCCAGGCCTGTCTATCCGATCGTTGATCCCCGGACCTTTGATGCCGCCGTAAATCCCGCCAATCCGGACGCACCGGTGGAAGGTGTGGAGCTCATCAAGAATGGGACGGGCCTGGAGCGGCTGCCCCTGGCCTCCGGAGACCGGGCGAACCCCCTCCCCATGCCGGTCCGCTGGCTGTATGTCCTGCAAAACGGAGCCATCCTGCCCGGAGAAGATGAGGGCACCGGAAAGGTGCGGCTGACCGGGGCCACGGTGGACAACGGGGTGGTGGGGCGCATCGCTTTCTGGGCGGATGATGAGAGCTGCAAAGTGAACATCAATACGGCGTCCGAGGGGATGTACTGGGATGTTCCCAGAACCACGGGCTGGGTGGATGCCGACCTGTTTGCCAATCGACAGCCGGTGCGCAACGAGTTTAACCGCTATCCGGGCCACCCGGCCACCACGTGCCTGAGCGCGGTGCTGGATCCATGGATTGGGCTGGGGTACATCAACCAGACCCGGATGCCCAACTACTTCATCCCGCAGAGCGGGAACAAAAAGGAGCCAGGAAACTACACAGCGCTGAAAGCAGGCCTGGAGACCTACCTGCGCCTGAGTCCCCGAATTGTCCAGGGGCCCACTGAGGGCGGACTGAACCCTGTAAACATCTGGCAGAACGGCACCCAGGTGGCGCTGCCGGCCGTGCCAACCCCGGACCGCGACCGTCTGTATGCCAGTGTGGATGAGTTGGTCTTTCAGGCCTCCCGCGCAGCTCAGCCGACGGCCAATCCGCTCAGCAATGAGGCGCTGGACCGGGTGCGCTTCCTTCTCACCGCCCACAGCCGGGCACCGGAAGTGAACCTGTTCAACAAGCCAAGAATCGCCTTATGGCCGGTGCAAAAGGATCTGGCGGACCGGAACATCCTGGACAAGCTCATTGGGTTCTGTTCCCAGACGGGGACGGCTCATGGGGGGAATCTGCATCCTTTTTACTTCCAGCGACTGTCGTCCCATCAGAAGGGGCAGGCCGACGCGTCGAAGGGGCACGGCAGCGCCCTCAGCACCACCCTGGACTGGACCATCTCCCGGAACCAGGAACTCTACGCCTACTTACAGGCATTGACCTCCCATGCGATCCCGGGATTTGGTGGCAAGTTCACAGAGAAATACGAGGAGGCCGGCGGCCGGCGGGACCAGATCCTTACGGAAATGGTCGATCACATCCGCTCCGGACTGAACACCTATGCGGTGCAGGTTCCCAGTGGTGGGCCGGGAAGTGAAACCACCTACTGCTACGCGCCGCCGAGAGCGTTCCCCGGATATCCAGTGCTCGCAGCGGGGGAATCCCAGGTGGTGCCCTTGCGGGTGGGGGCCAAGACCAAAGGGTTTGGGCGCTGCATCACGGTCACAGAAGCCGCCCTGGTCTTCTATCCCACTGCCACCATCGCTGGAGCCACAGAAAGCAATCCGGGGGTTCCAGACGTGAAAGTCAGTGTGCCCGGAGGCACTGACCGATGGGCCTTTGCCGCGAGTGAGATGAAGGCCTTCCTGGTGCTGGAGTTCTTCACTCCCATGATCGGCAATCCGGCCACCAGCCCGTATCTGGCGGTGGATGTGAAGTGTGATGTGAAGGTGAATGGCCAATCCCTGGCGTTTCCGGCCAACGCCAGCAACCCGGAACTTGGGAGTGTGTCGCGGGTGGTCTTGAAGACCGTCATCGGGAGTGGTCCGGGCACGGGCCACAACACAGCGCATTCCGCGATGTTCCAGCCTTTCTTTCAGGGGGCCTCTGGAGGCACACGAAGGGACCTTTCCAAGAGCGACCCTCACACCGGTTTTGCCTGGCACAGTGCCACGCCGCTGACCGTGCCCGCTCCGGCCAACAACCTCCTGCGGAACATGCCCTTGCAAGGCGGGGCGTTGGAAATCAGCATCCGGACGCCTGATGGGGGCGAGGAAATTCAACGCATTCACATGTCCTTTGACAGCGCTCCTGCGATTCCTGCGCCATACGCCTACATCGAGGGTACAAAATACGGAACGCCCGTGTTGGCCGGAGGGAAGGTGACATCCTCCCACCTCGTGGATGCGCGGGAGCTCAATCTGGATAAACGTCTGGCGGAATCCCCCAACAACTACTATGCCTGGCTGATCCGTCCGGGGGACTGCGTCCGGTCCATGGAGGCCGCCTACAACGCCCGGCCGGGAGGGGACTTCCGCCTCTACTCGGCCAGGACGGAGGTCCCTGCTACCTGGTTCCGGAGGAGCGGCAGCTACACTGTGACCAATGGCGCAGTGAACTGGGTGGACGACTACCGGAGCCGCGAGGCGCGTTTTGCCCATGGACTGCGGCATTCATCAGACTGGCAGTGGTACGGCCACTTCTGCACCTTAAACTCGGCAGAGCCGGCCCTGGCCGCGCTCGGCGGCAATCCTGCAGGCACGGTGGCCACGAATCCGTTCTTCCGCATTTCCTCGTACCGCCTCGGCGGGAGCCTGGTCAGAGGTCTGGGTGGTGCCCCCCTGGATGACAGTGACCAGTTTCTGATGTACAGGGACTCTGCGCCGGTGGTGGCACGCGGGGTGGACTACGCCGCCAGAATCGACGGCAAAGCGGGCGACTGGGACAATGGATTTGGAAACGTCGAGGATGGTCCCTATGTCAACAAGCCGGATGAGGACGCGGCCAACCTCACGGTGGGCTACTCCAATGACGCCGGCGGGTACTATGGCCGGGCCACCTCTTCCCACAACACGGCCAGCGGGGATCGAGGAATCAATTTTTCGCCCAACCGCCAGACGGCATCGGCCGTGCAGTTTGGTTCCCTTCCCTCCGGCGTGGTGCCGGACAGTCCCGATCTGGACCGGCCTTGGGAGACGTTGCTTTTTTGCCCCAATCCCGCGGGTCGTTCCAGTGCCTCTTCCAACAGGGGGTTGGCGTCTGACCACACGGGTTTTGCCACACCGCCAGACCATCTGCTGCTGGATTTCTTCTGGATGCCTGTGGTCGAACCCTACCCCATCAGCGAGCCGTTTTCCACGGCGGGAAAGATCAACATGAACTACGACATCTTGCCGTTTCGCTACATTAAGCGCCGTACGGGCCTGCATGCGGTGATGAAGCGCACGGGGATGGCTGCTCTTCCCGGCAGTGGTGGCTCCTATGACCAGCCTGCCAAGCCGGGTGGCTGGCCGTGGTTCAACAAGGCTTCAAACTACAAAGGCGGTCGGGATCAGGCACCTTTCCAGTCCCGCTATGACATCAACCTGAGCGCCGTGGACGGCACGCTGGCGGCATTTGAGCGGCGTTTTGGCGTGCAGGGCGATGTTTTTCGTTCGGCTTCGGAGATCTGTAGCGTCTTCCTCATCCCGAAGATGTGCCCGGACCCCTACATCCCCTATCCTCCGGAAGCCACCAATCGCACCGCTCTCATGAATGCAGACAAGATCATGGAATGGTGGACGGGGGACCCGGCCAAGGTGGACGCCTTTGAACTCACCGGCGACAACACGCGTGAGGCACCGTACGGCCAGATCTACCCCCGGCTCACGACAAAGTCGAATGTGTACCAGGTGCACTACAAGGTCCAGCTTCTGAAGAAGGCGCGCAGCACCGGGCCTGATGTCTGGGATGAGGCGCTGGATCAGGTGGCTGGTGAACAACGGGGCGCGGCGACCTTTGAGCGGTACCTCGATCCAGGAGACCGCGAAATGCCGGACCTGGCCAGCCCGGCGGGATTCGGGAAGCCGGAGTTCAATGTTGATTCCTATTACCGATACCGGGTGGTGGCCCAGCGTCGGTTTTCGCCATAG
- a CDS encoding substrate-binding domain-containing protein, whose translation MAPLPRGRTLKHKPVIFMALSFYDASLHDGIAQWVRENDWELDVSNFPVLMRPPTVKCDGILTTITRPETLEWLKPYDCPMVRMLIAPTPELEEASGHIPLVSADYESAGRLGAKHLLTLGQPHFAFYQRGVGPDVLAIRDGFVETLKAAGKQVTVLNFMGDHPNLDPFTRVPRADRREWLARRIRALPKPLAIMAEDDRFAIEVMHAVRAMGLRIPTDVAILGCDDNRLALSVSPVSMSSVDTNLRGVGYAAASILAGLIQGKEKPSRPIRIPSRRVLARESTATYAGSHQGVSEALRFVRQHFREPLQASRVAKHARMSLRGLQSALRQEAQLTLNDEIARLRVTAASEMLEETDLKLDSIAADVGLRDAKNLCRVFRQRYGMTPQQWRARKQDEP comes from the coding sequence ATGGCTCCCCTCCCCCGCGGTCGGACCCTCAAGCACAAGCCCGTGATTTTCATGGCGCTGAGCTTCTACGACGCCTCACTCCACGATGGCATTGCTCAGTGGGTTAGAGAAAATGACTGGGAACTGGATGTTTCAAACTTTCCGGTGCTGATGCGTCCTCCCACGGTGAAGTGCGATGGCATTTTGACCACCATTACCCGCCCCGAAACGCTGGAGTGGTTGAAGCCCTACGATTGTCCGATGGTACGAATGCTGATCGCCCCCACCCCAGAACTGGAGGAGGCGTCCGGACATATTCCCCTGGTCTCAGCCGACTACGAAAGCGCTGGTCGGCTGGGCGCGAAACATCTCCTGACACTGGGGCAGCCGCACTTTGCCTTCTATCAACGGGGGGTGGGTCCGGACGTGCTGGCCATTCGCGATGGTTTTGTCGAGACCCTGAAGGCGGCTGGCAAGCAGGTGACGGTGCTCAATTTCATGGGAGATCATCCCAATCTGGATCCCTTTACCCGCGTCCCCAGGGCGGATCGCAGAGAGTGGCTGGCCCGTCGCATTCGCGCCTTGCCCAAGCCCCTGGCCATCATGGCTGAGGACGATCGCTTTGCCATTGAGGTCATGCATGCCGTCCGCGCCATGGGGCTGCGCATCCCCACGGATGTGGCCATCCTGGGCTGTGATGACAACCGGCTGGCTCTGAGTGTGTCGCCGGTCTCCATGTCCTCGGTGGACACGAACCTCCGCGGGGTGGGCTACGCGGCAGCCAGCATCCTGGCCGGTCTGATCCAGGGCAAGGAGAAACCCTCCCGCCCCATTCGCATCCCCAGCCGACGGGTGCTGGCGCGGGAGTCCACCGCCACCTACGCGGGCTCCCACCAGGGAGTGAGCGAAGCCTTGCGTTTTGTCAGGCAACATTTCCGCGAACCCCTGCAGGCCTCCCGGGTGGCCAAGCACGCCCGCATGTCCCTGAGAGGCCTTCAGAGCGCCCTGCGCCAGGAGGCCCAGCTCACCCTCAATGACGAAATCGCCCGGCTGCGGGTCACGGCGGCGAGCGAGATGCTGGAAGAAACCGACCTCAAGCTCGACTCCATCGCGGCCGATGTGGGCCTGCGGGATGCCAAGAATCTCTGTCGCGTTTTCCGCCAGCGCTACGGCATGACGCCCCAGCAGTGGCGTGCGCGCAAACAGGACGAGCCCTGA